In Montipora capricornis isolate CH-2021 chromosome 4, ASM3666992v2, whole genome shotgun sequence, the DNA window TCGCTCAATAACAGGCCATGAAACATTTCCCACATTAAAGATGTTCTGATAGATCTAATTTCTTCATCTTTACCAGGTGAGCTTGTCCGTAAGAAAAGCTGGCATCTGCATTGGGTCAATGACGCGAAGAACACAAGCTGTCAACATTACTGAACAATGGCTTCTAGGTGAGTTTTGGATGGGAATTTTCTATCACACGGCACTGTTCACGTCCCTGTCTTGTCAGGGTGTAGTATAAAACTCCTGACAAAGGCCTTCTATATCACTCAATTGATTAATTTGTGTAAAGCACCGAAAAATTGATTCAGTATAAAGAAAGAAGTTCATTCGCTGTCTTGTACGAATCCTACGAATATTCTTTTAGCTAAAAACGTGCATCTACAATTATCTGATATTTGTTTTGTAGATTGCATTACCCAGCATGTCGTCCTGCCGTTTACAAACTACGCTCTCAATACTCCAGCTAAACGGCGGCGAGAAACAAGTCCGAGCTACTGAACGCTTAGCGTTAGAAAAGACACTGAGCCTGCTGCTTTGTTGTATGATTCGCTGGCGAGTTACTAAACACGAAAAGGGTTTCAAATCGTCAAGAGCTACTCCTGGCTGTTGGGCAAACTTTTCATGGAGTTTCATAATTTAACGTTGCAGACTTATGAATTCTTATATTGGTTTTAAAATATGTCGTAAGGCAAAGTGCAAACAAGTTTCCTCTGCCGTTTCTTTTCGGAGCGTTGTTGGAtgtccaaaaaacggctgcggaGATGCTTGGGAAACAGCAAACGAAGTGCATGAGGTTACAGGTAGATTGTAGGCCTGGTGATGCTGTAAATAGATAAAAAGTGAAAAGAATGGGAAGGGTTTtaccgaattttttttttttgggggggggggagagggggatCAACATCCATTTTCGTATGGCACGCTTTTTCATCAATACTTTTAATTCTTATTTGGAAGAATAAGTGGAACGCGAGATAATTTTAATTGCAACGAAATAATCACACTTATTATTATCAATGGAAACCACAGCTGTATAGTTCAATAGGGTTTTCCACGTTTCCATGGAAAAATGCTCTCGTGATTTTACTTGGTAGAAAATTAGTATTGCTTCCATTCATCAGTATTGGTCTAAAGATTTCATGAAATCTCTATGCTGATTTTTATATGccagaataaagaaataaaatgacacaTCATCAGTTTCTTTGCCATTCACTTAACCGTCTTCATTCTTCTTTGTTTGCTCCCGCCCACGCAAAAGGCCTCTCCTCTGTCAGTTCGAGGGAGTGAAATTCCCCccaggggcgtagcgtccatatacgcacgtgcgtacctcgaaaatctaaaaatatatagtttattttattttatttattcataGATTTTTAGCGAAAAGCGACTTATCCACATGCAAGAATTTTCTCTTATTGTATTGCTGCTGTTCATTTTtatctacttttttttttctgagaggTCCGCAAAAGTACTCGACCCGATTTGACGGCAGCTTGAAACGCTTTCATTTCGAGTCAAAACTTATGAGTCCATGAGGTGTTCAAAGTACTCGGTTCAGTTGACATTTGAGTGGTAAATGAATAGGccaatttcgatgtattaaaattcagcttgaaagagatgTTTAGAGAAcagtggatgatatgctaatatatttcacattcattgcaacttgcttctattgtttttgtcctctctgcctcactatcaagctgaatatatttcgaaaatggcctgtggagtatttcacatgacgtcacggcggccatgttagaGGAGTGAAACTaagaaacagcggccatgttggaggaacgaaatattcttttgggtaTTGAACTCTATTCttatgaaaattcttccttttgtgttagtatgcaaatatggctgctAGTCATatgagcgaaaacactctattaaATGCCCCAGAGATCAATAAGCGACTTCTTTAGCCGGAGTGTGATTGACAAGGTCAGTGAAGCGGAAGTAACAGAAGGTAAGTtcctttttgaaatttaatCAAATGGTTTTAAAAAGGAGTTTTAGCCTTCTACAATTCTCGATTTAGTATTAAGAGGAGAGGATGTGATTaatgaaataaagaaagagaaaaaaggacAACTTCCTGTACGACATTTTTCACGTGAACTATAGATGGCGCTGCGgcgaggaaaaaaagaaaatcgaacgACATAAGACCGTTAAAACACGACAAAATTCGTAGCATAGCCCTAGTCATTTCACTTTGCAAATGAAAGTCGTCAATAGCAGTCATTTTCTGATTTTGTTACGTACCGACTGTTTGAGTGTCAGCTCTACCCGGAATCGTTCATatttttgggggaggggggggggggggatttatCTGAATTTAAAAATCAACTCAATTCCGTATGAAAGACCATGTATTAAAGGATAGGATTCACCACATTATTTGCACCAATTGCTTTTACTTAAGAGAAATATGAGTTTGAAATTGCTTTTTCGCCCCTGGAACCGTGGGCGTCATTTATGGGTCAGCAGCTTCTAACACAGTTGTGACGTATGatggacaataataataaagacaaaGCTTGTAATTCTGTGGAGATTATCGAGATATTTATTTTATCATGAGCGGAGTGGAGCCTTTTCAGTTCAAAACTCCAACAAACCCTCTTTCAGAAAGACGCAGGATGTCAACTCATACTTCACATTTCTCTTCCCCATATCCTACGTCACAAACTTGCAAGAGAAGCGCTGGCAGGAGCGTTTTGCGCCTCCGTATTTACCAAAGCCAAATTTTGAGCCATTTATCGATTGAAAAGCTGAACTTAATGCGTGCAACGTGTAGTTTGAGACAAACAAAATAATCAGAAATTGTTTAACAAGCGTAGTTGTTGAAATGAAGTGACAAAATAGTTACAATGGATTTCCCGTTCACCGGAAGCACTCAAGCTCCAAATTTACATTAAATTATATACAGATTGCAAACTGAagagcaattttaaaaaaaatgccacCAGAACAATTTCGAGTGGAATCAGGCTGCTGCCGCCTCGACAGCCTAACATCTTCGCGCGGCTGGCTCGTTTGCAATAGCGAAATTGTGAGTCCCAAATTTTGCAAGGAATGTATAGGATCCTCAAAGACTATCAGCGCTTTTGCCAGAAAACGATTTGTCATTAATCACTGACCGCTAATATTAGTCGCTGATTATCAAAACATTAGGGCTTTAAATTGGAAAGATTAAGGTTACAGTTTGTCGAGTTCTTTGAACTTTCGAGAGTAATTTGAGTGTAGCAAGGCGCCCTTTAGAAGCAAATGTGTATGCTAATGATGAGAACATCGAAAACAATGAAGTCGGCAAAATTTTCCTTCGATTTTATGAACTGAGTAATCATTCTTTTTAAACTTGAAGAGCAAGAGGACTAGACTAAGGTACTGATGACAAAAGATACAAAGACAAAAGAGATAAGCTTACTCCGTTAGCTAAAAAAAGTTTGAAGCTGCCGTCCACAGTTTGGTTGTTAAGTCCAATCCAagtttcaatattttcagatctttGCTAGCATGACCTTGAAGATTTACTTTTTGAGAGGAGGCGTGAACTTGGGGACAGCCAAAGCAGCTGTGAAAATCAAATGTCAGACGTAAGTTCTTCGATTAGTAATCTCCTCAAAACAGTCCAGGCATGTTAGGCTAGCGTGCATCTGACTCGCACAAATTGAGCTGCAAATGAAGTCGGAAAGATAGCAGTGCGTTCAAATTTAGTTACTAGACGGTCATTTCCAATACGAAGGAAAATAATCATCAACAATTTAGGTCAAACTCAAACACATTACTACCGCCGTGGGAAAAGTCACGACACTCGCTGGTGAAAATAAACAGGACGTGCTTTCAAATTGTCACAactgttttcattcaaaaagcTCTAGAATAACCTCAAAGTCAACTGGTTTGGGTCATGTTTCCTCACCTGCTTCAATGAACTGATGCCAAATTGTGCCAGGATTTCATCCGACGGTTGTACTTAAATGTTTTCTCCCATGGGCTGTTTATTGTTTGAGGTGCGAGAGAGAGATTGCGGTGGGTGGACGTGGAATTTGCGCATGATCATGATCAGCAGAGCGTGGGGCCTTAAACAATCTGAATCCATCTTGCTACAATAGGTCTCTCCAAGAGAAATTTTCTGCCGTTTCCATCCTGTTGTGCTTTGCCTCATGACAGTTGCAGATCGGTTCGGCAATAAATTACCAAGCTAAGAAAATCTTGTACTGAAAGAAATGTTATATGTTAACTCAAGAAAAAGTATCAGACTAAAAAGaaatcccccacccccactTTCTGCTTCTCAAGAATTAAAAGGCCTGTTTCCAGGCTGCAAAGCTGCGTTTTCGACGCTCAAATTTCAAatagaattttaaattgaatgAACGAAATTTATATAAATTGAAGTGTGGGTCATAGACGAAATGTACAacatacatttctttctttcatcgagtcctttcacgggaacaaacgAGCCCAACAAATCGACCTGCTCCATATGCAAGTGTGTATCGGTAGAGCATAGCTGTCGCTCCTAGCGGCCGGGAGCGATAAGAggcggctgtattcgcagggtaggtagagcattgcaccggcattgcagaggtcTCGGGTTCGAGTCCCGTTCCACCTGAATTttctcaggtgtctataagattgttcagataagtgcgaggatacGATCATTTCCACATTTATTAAACGTGTGACCACTTGAATGAAAGCTGCTGAGCATTACTTTCCTGTAGTGATCTTTGTTACTGGTTTTGAAGGTGGCTAAGACCCCATTGTGAATCTGAAGGAAATACGATCGAGTTTCGTCGGAAGAATTAAACCTAGCGGGAATTTACCTTTGGTACAACTTCCTGCGATGTTATCATATGACGGCTTCAGAGCAAGATTCACTTCCTGGTAAGCATGTTCAGTTGTATGCTTAGGTTTAGAAAAGAAGGGTTTTGTTTTAACTTATGAGTGTTACGTTTAGCGGAATACTTCAAATTTACAGCTGGAATGAATTTTCTTTGTGTTGCAAGGAAAATGTGTAGAAGTGTGTATAGTCTATCATCCTCATAAGAATTCTAGACGGCCTGGCCATTTCCTAATTTCATCACAAACGCAGCTTTTTATCCTCAACTATCTACAGACCCTGGATACTCGCCAGGCTTGTCCGGCGTTTTTTCCTAAAATCCCTATCTCTTATACGGCTAGTGACCCAATCAGCCGGACACACAACCGGTGGGTTGAAACAACAATAGCAAATTAAGAGAGCATGGAATAAGTCGAACTCAATAGTTTCGTTTTGCTTCTTGGTTTCCTAATCTCTTCTACGGACTGTTCAAAACATCCGACTCTGCGCGTGATACAGTGGTAAAAGTCCCCACCCAAatccttgtttgtttactttttcataattttgatGCCAAATTTCTTTAGCAATGGCATCCGATTTACAAAGGAGCTGAAAAAGGAATGACACCCGACGACTGGGTTACAACTTCAGTTAAGAGCATGTTTTATGTCGTTTTTAGTTTGAGAGGTCGTGTGACTAGACTTATTGCAAAGATAACATTTACTTTTCAACGGGACATATTGTGTCCCAATTTTAAAAGTAAGATTAATGAAATCTGTTTTTGCGTCAAAAGGCAACTTAGTTAAGTCTGTGGTTGGAATGTTGGCCTTTTCAAACACAGACTCTGTTTTCTTAATAGCAGGCGGCAATGACTTCAGCAAATGGACTGTCTCCTTCTCTCTTGAAAACAGAAGATTGTACGTCTCTGTCACTGAGCCGGCGTTGTTTTTTGTTCAGTGGAAGTTTCAACTTAAGCAATAAGAGCATTTCCGTCATCGTAATCTGTCAAAGGGAACTAAGGAGAGAAAATAACAGATGTAGGAAAGAAGTGAAATGGATACAGCAGGTCTTCAAGACAAAACTAAAACAGATGTTTAGATATAAAATGAAACGTGAGTTTTTGAGACTTTGAACGATTTTGCCCCGCCGTTTTCGTGTAAAATTAACTCTCCAATCGAGGTTTCCTGTAATTGTTTACTAAGAGAACCGTCAGTTTTTCGTCTAAAATATTCTGACTTAcgaacaaaactgaaaaaattctAAGGTACATGCCTCACGAAATCGATGTTCAATTGGAGACACTAGAAAACGAACGATCTACCAAATCAGCTAGCAGTGTAATCGTTCAATGTTTGGAATTGCATGGGTTGCGATATTTAATTCTAGTCAGTTTGCGAATCAAAATTTTGGTAAAATTATGCAAGAAACGTGATTTAAGGGCGGTGCAGGAGGGCTGTTATAAAACGCCTTAGAGGCGtgtttgaatgaataaagttgccTTAAAACACTGAACGGTCACTTGAGAAATGCTATTTCGATAAGATAACAGTTGTGTTATTGTACCATTCAATAAAGCAAATTCTTAAATGAACCTCTTCGTTTGCTAAATTCAACCCGTGTGAGGTTGAAACATTTATGCAATTGATAATTGAACTCTGAGATATTCTCATtttgttgccttttttttttttactggaaCTAAGAGATTTAGCTCTGTAATTGGCTGTTTTGGCATGCTCTTTAGCTCTTGTTTTGATTTCTCACAGCTATATGCCAGACCTCACCCGGCTGGGCAGGGATTGGTTTAAATTTGTCACCAAGTTTACACAGCTGCAAGTTACCAACCCGCGAAGCCGGACAAAACACAGCAGCCTCAATTCCGCCCAGGTAAATAGCTTTAGTGCTCTGTAGAGGCGCATTACTACACACACATCTGTGACTGCGTTGGCCAGACGGTTTTCACGAGCGAGCATCAAATCATGAAGCCTGATTACGTGAAGTCTCGCGCAATCGACAAAGAGGACTTACTGAACACTTCAGTGATCTCTTCGTCAAGCGTTCCGAGAGTTCGCGAACGGGGTTCTAGGTCTTCTCTTCTCGAGCACGGATGCATCTACAACATGAGTGATTGCTACGAGAGGCTCCGAGCAATGGTCCCCGATATCCCGAACAACAGACGAATGAGCAAAGTGGAGATATTACAGCATGTTATCGACTATATCCAGGACCTTGAATCAGCTTTGGAGTTGCCAGATTTACAGTctgcaaacaacattgtgatGGAAGAACTCTCTGCTAACAGGGAGCCCAGAGTTCCGCTTAGTACAATTTCCTACAACCGTGAAATAGCAAGGTAGGTTTGTCTTTACAACTGTAGATCATGTTTGTGCATTGCGTTGCGTTACCGTTCACGTTAATTGTTAGGGGAACAAGGTTCAGTGATTCTACAGGATAAGATTTTCttatttacaaaagaaaagaacatgTTATGAATATCTAAAGACTCGAGTAGAAATAAACACCATGCACATTTCAAAACTGCCTAAAATGCaacatcatcattgtcataaCGGGTAATGCCTTCAAGAGATTGATTACAGAACTATCAGGCGCTAGATAAGCATATATTTCCCTTCGATTTCCTTAAGACCGAAGAAAGTGTAACAGTTTACCGTGGTCGCAGATTGCGCGGTTTTCATTCGGACAGACTCAAGActtcaaaacaaatttttaagAAGATTTACTGACTCGACAAGGACCAGTCTAATCCGAAGACATTTTCCAGCAGACCTATTGGCAGAACAGACAAATCAAATCGAAAAGATCTCCCAAAAGATTTCGACTATCTCTTCTCTAATATGCGTCCACTTTTGCGCAAAAGTGGACGTAAAATATTGAACTCTGGCAATGCCTTCATCTCGCTAATAAAATACTTGGTTGGTGGACCTGCTAGATTTGTTTAAATTCACAGTTTAAGAAACTTATGATTTTCGGCATAGAATACCAGCGGCCGGCCTGTGCCAGACTGCAAAGCTTAAAACCGCAAAGGCATTAATCTCAGATTAACTCTGGCGTCTATAATTACCAATCCCTCGTATATGGTTCAAAACAGAATGTTACATGCTCGTGTTCACCTTTCTATATAAACTCGCCGGATTGAAAGAGCAGGCAACAAACACGAGATGATCATAATCTGTCTCCACAAAGGACATACCGTTCCATATGATTTTCAAGTGGGCATACACTTCTCGTTAACGTCAAAATGTAAAAGGCATATTGAGGAAAACCACGTCTCTTTCAAAATGCTTAACAGATGTTTCAAGTTTTCCTAGAAGAAAGTTGTGCCTTTTCAAGATTCCTAAACAGGATTGACATGTCATTTAGACTTCGAGAACCAACGGAGACTGAATTATTAACATAATCgcatgttttgttgtttttgcaggGACGCTGAGAAGCCTTGAAGATGACAGAAAGAtttcaaaagaatgaaaaaagctGGGGAAGTAGTGTAAAGCGATTCCCGGCTAATTTTCCGGATGTTGGAATGTTTATTTGGATAGCAAGAGGCTGAATTATGTGACAACTCCAAACTAAAGGATTTTTTCTGCCGGAACGATAGTAGCTAAATATTTCTAAACCCATAGAATGTATTATGAATAGGAAAGAAAAGCGGATATCACGCCTTTTTGTGTAAAAATATAGCGGCTGCAGTTGCTCAAATCGATCAATGTTCATTTGGTTGACAAAGAATTTCGTGTGAAGAGCAGCCTTCTTTGTTTTGCAAGTGAATGATGGTTTTTGCATACGACTGATTTGATGTCTGTCACTGTGTTCAAACATAACCAAACACGTTCAATGTGTCAGTTTTAAGCCTTCTTCTTTACAATTTTCTTGTCATAGAATGTTTCGCTTCAACCCAAAATTGTGCTGTGTGAACTACTGGAAATCTGCATACAATTCGAATCTTTTCAAATCCATACATTCTTGCTGCtttttgaagaaagttgtttTCCATATTGAGGCAGCTCTGCAACATCTGGGAAAGTAATTTCCATTCTTTCCGTTTATTTAGAGGCTTTAAAAGCTTGGTATTTTTACAAGAAACATTCGCACACGCCAACACAGTTTCGCGATGGAAAAACGTTAAACTTATCTCTATAAAACTGGTAATCCTAGTGGCATGAAAATCGGACTAAGTGTTCTTCTCTTCACGGCAAATTCTTTGTCAGGCATGTTTTTCAGTCGATTGATGTTTTTTAAAACTCTGTCGGCACGCCTTCTAATGGCTTTTTAATTTCCCGTAACAACCGGGTTATTAAACAATTACCATTAATAATCAATTTTTCAAGTTCTAGAAGAGCgccttttttttcaaagcaaAATCTCGTGAGTCTTCTGCTTTTTTTGTCTCTGTGCGCATCTGAAAATCGTTTCCTTTTTTGATGAAAAACAGATGAAAACAATCTACATTCCTTTCCTTTGAAAGCATTACTTTGTCTTGATAGTTCTTGCTGTGATCTCAACTGTGTAGTTTTGCCTTGTCTTTCATCATGATTGCCAGTGAGGAAGGAAGAAAATTTAAGACAAATCAGC includes these proteins:
- the LOC138045935 gene encoding DNA-binding protein inhibitor ID-2-A-like: MKPDYVKSRAIDKEDLLNTSVISSSSVPRVRERGSRSSLLEHGCIYNMSDCYERLRAMVPDIPNNRRMSKVEILQHVIDYIQDLESALELPDLQSANNIVMEELSANREPRVPLSTISYNREIARDAEKP